One window of the Pan troglodytes isolate AG18354 chromosome 12, NHGRI_mPanTro3-v2.0_pri, whole genome shotgun sequence genome contains the following:
- the FAM161A gene encoding protein FAM161A isoform X4 translates to MATSHRVAKLVASSLQTPVNPITGARVAQYEREDPLKALAAAEAILEDEEEEKVAQPAGASADLNTSFSGVDEHAPISYEDFVKFPDIHHSNEEYFKKVEELKAAHIETMAKLEKMYQDKLHLKEVQPVVIREDSLSDSSRSVSEKNSYHPVSLMTSFSEPDLGQSSSLYVSSSEEELPNLEKEYPRKNRMVTYAKELINNMWTDFCVEDYIRCKDTGFHAAEKTRKKRKEWVPTITVPEPFQMMIREQKKKEESMKSKSDIEMVHKLLKKQEEDPECKKKFRANPVPASVFLPLYHDLVKQKEERRRSLKEKNKEALLASQKPFKFIAREEQKRAAREKQLRDFLKYKKKTNRFKARPIPRSTYGSTTNDKLKEEELYRNLRTQLRAQEHLQNSSPLPCRSACGCRNPRCPEQAVKLKCKHKVRCPAPDFEDLPERYQKHLSEHKSPKLLTVCKPFDLHASPHASIKREKILADIEADEENLKETRWPYLSPRRKSPVRCAGVNPVPCNCNPPVPTVSSRGREQAVRKSEKERMREYQRELEEREEKLKKRPLLFERVAQKNARMAAEKHYSNTLKALGISDEFVSKKGQSGKVLEYFNNQETKSVTEDKESCNEEEKIEERENGEENYFIDTNSQDSYKEKDEANEESEEEKSVEESH, encoded by the exons GCTGATTTGAACACCAGCTTTTCTGGGGTAGATGAACATGCACCTATAAGCTATGAGGACTTTGTGAAATTTCCTGATATTCACCACTCTAATGAGGAGTATTTCAAGAAAGTAGAAGAGTTGAAGGCTGCCCACATAGAAACTATGgcaaaattagagaaaatgtaCCAggataaattacatttaaagGAAGTTCAGCCAGTGGTCATCAGAGAAGACTCTCTTAGTGACTCTTCCAG ATCTGTATCAGAAAAGAACTCCTATCACCCTGTCTCATTAATGACATCATTTTCAGAGCCTGATTTAGGCCAGTCTTCCTCCTTGTATGTGTCCTCCTCTGAAGAGGAGTTACCCAACCTAGAAAAAGAGTATCCTAGGAAAAACAGAATGGTGACCTATGCTAAGGAGCTCATCAACAACATGTGGACAGACTTTTGTGTTGAGGATTATATTCGCTGTAAAGATACTGGCTTCCATGCAGCtgaaaaaacaaggaagaaacgAAAAGAATGGGTGCCCACAATTACAGTACCGGAGCCTTTTCAAATGATGATAAGagaacagaagaagaaagaagagtccATGAAATCTAAATCAGATATCGAAATGGTACATAAACTGCTCAAAAAACAAGAAGAGGATCCAGAGTGTAAGAAGAAATTCCGAGCCAATCCAGTTCCTGCATCTGTCTTTCTCCCCCTTTACCATGATTTAGTCAAACAAAAAGAAGAACGGAGAAGGTCtctgaaggagaaaaacaaagaagctcTTTTGGCCTCACAAAAGCCATTTAAATTTATAGCAAGGGAGGAACAGAAGCGAGCAGCCCGGGAAAAGCAGCTGAGAGACTTTcttaagtataaaaagaaaacaaatcgaTTTAAAGCCAGACCCATTCCTCGATCTACTTATGGTTCAACTACCAATGACAAGTTAAAAGAAGAAGAGCTCTATCGAAACCTTAGGACACAGCTGAGAGCCCAGGAGCATTTACAGAACTCATCTCCTCTGCCTTGTAGGTCAGCTTGCGGATGCAGGAACCCCAGGTGTCCTGAACAGGCTGTAAAGTTGAAGTGTAAACACAAGGTTAGGTGCCCAGCTCCTGATTTTGAGGACCTTCCTGAGAGATACCAGAAACACCTCTCAGAACACAAGTCTCCAAAACTCTTAACAGTGTGTAAACCATTTGATCTTCATGCATCTCCACATGCAtctattaaaagagaaaaaattttggCAGACATCGAAGcagatgaagaaaatttaaaagaaacacgTTGGCCTTATTTGTCTCCAAGGCGTAAGTCACCAGTAAGATGTGCAGGTGTAAACCCTGTGCCTTGTAACTGCAACCCTCCAGTGCCCACGGTATCTTCCAGAGGACGAGAACAAGCCGTAAG aaaGAGCGAAAAGGAAAGGATGAGAGAATACCAACGAGAactagaagaaagagaagaaaaattaaaaaagaggcCACTGCTATTTGAAAGAGTTGCTCAG AAAAATGCAAGAATGGCAGCAGAAAAGCATTATTCTAATACCCTAAAAGCACTAGGAATATCTGATGAGTTTGTTTCAAAGAAAGGCCAAAGTGGAAAAGTACTTGAGTACTTCAACAATCAAGAGACGAAAAGTGTCACTGAAGACAAAGAAAG CtgtaatgaagaagaaaaaatagaagaaagagagaatggggaagaaaattattttattgatacCAACAGCCAGGATTCTTACAAGGAAAAAGATGAAGCCAATGAGGAAAGTGAAGAAGAGAAATCTGTTGAAGAATCACACTGA
- the FAM161A gene encoding protein FAM161A isoform X1: protein MATSHRVAKLVASSLQTPVNPITGARVAQYEREDPLKALAAAEAILEDEEEEKVAQPAGASADLNTSFSGVDEHAPISYEDFVKFPDIHHSNEEYFKKVEELKAAHIETMAKLEKMYQDKLHLKEVQPVVIREDSLSDSSRSVSEKNSYHPVSLMTSFSEPDLGQSSSLYVSSSEEELPNLEKEYPRKNRMVTYAKELINNMWTDFCVEDYIRCKDTGFHAAEKTRKKRKEWVPTITVPEPFQMMIREQKKKEESMKSKSDIEMVHKLLKKQEEDPECKKKFRANPVPASVFLPLYHDLVKQKEERRRSLKEKNKEALLASQKPFKFIAREEQKRAAREKQLRDFLKYKKKTNRFKARPIPRSTYGSTTNDKLKEEELYRNLRTQLRAQEHLQNSSPLPCRSACGCRNPRCPEQAVKLKCKHKVRCPAPDFEDLPERYQKHLSEHKSPKLLTVCKPFDLHASPHASIKREKILADIEADEENLKETRWPYLSPRRKSPVRCAGVNPVPCNCNPPVPTVSSRGREQAVRRSLEEKKMLEEERNRILTKQKQRMKELQKLLTTRAKAYDSHQSLAQISKSRVKCLRKSEKERMREYQRELEEREEKLKKRPLLFERVAQKNARMAAEKHYSNTLKALGISDEFVSKKGQSGKVLEYFNNQETKSVTEDKESCNEEEKIEERENGEENYFIDTNSQDSYKEKDEANEESEEEKSVEESH, encoded by the exons GCTGATTTGAACACCAGCTTTTCTGGGGTAGATGAACATGCACCTATAAGCTATGAGGACTTTGTGAAATTTCCTGATATTCACCACTCTAATGAGGAGTATTTCAAGAAAGTAGAAGAGTTGAAGGCTGCCCACATAGAAACTATGgcaaaattagagaaaatgtaCCAggataaattacatttaaagGAAGTTCAGCCAGTGGTCATCAGAGAAGACTCTCTTAGTGACTCTTCCAG ATCTGTATCAGAAAAGAACTCCTATCACCCTGTCTCATTAATGACATCATTTTCAGAGCCTGATTTAGGCCAGTCTTCCTCCTTGTATGTGTCCTCCTCTGAAGAGGAGTTACCCAACCTAGAAAAAGAGTATCCTAGGAAAAACAGAATGGTGACCTATGCTAAGGAGCTCATCAACAACATGTGGACAGACTTTTGTGTTGAGGATTATATTCGCTGTAAAGATACTGGCTTCCATGCAGCtgaaaaaacaaggaagaaacgAAAAGAATGGGTGCCCACAATTACAGTACCGGAGCCTTTTCAAATGATGATAAGagaacagaagaagaaagaagagtccATGAAATCTAAATCAGATATCGAAATGGTACATAAACTGCTCAAAAAACAAGAAGAGGATCCAGAGTGTAAGAAGAAATTCCGAGCCAATCCAGTTCCTGCATCTGTCTTTCTCCCCCTTTACCATGATTTAGTCAAACAAAAAGAAGAACGGAGAAGGTCtctgaaggagaaaaacaaagaagctcTTTTGGCCTCACAAAAGCCATTTAAATTTATAGCAAGGGAGGAACAGAAGCGAGCAGCCCGGGAAAAGCAGCTGAGAGACTTTcttaagtataaaaagaaaacaaatcgaTTTAAAGCCAGACCCATTCCTCGATCTACTTATGGTTCAACTACCAATGACAAGTTAAAAGAAGAAGAGCTCTATCGAAACCTTAGGACACAGCTGAGAGCCCAGGAGCATTTACAGAACTCATCTCCTCTGCCTTGTAGGTCAGCTTGCGGATGCAGGAACCCCAGGTGTCCTGAACAGGCTGTAAAGTTGAAGTGTAAACACAAGGTTAGGTGCCCAGCTCCTGATTTTGAGGACCTTCCTGAGAGATACCAGAAACACCTCTCAGAACACAAGTCTCCAAAACTCTTAACAGTGTGTAAACCATTTGATCTTCATGCATCTCCACATGCAtctattaaaagagaaaaaattttggCAGACATCGAAGcagatgaagaaaatttaaaagaaacacgTTGGCCTTATTTGTCTCCAAGGCGTAAGTCACCAGTAAGATGTGCAGGTGTAAACCCTGTGCCTTGTAACTGCAACCCTCCAGTGCCCACGGTATCTTCCAGAGGACGAGAACAAGCCGTAAG gagatcacttgaggaaaagaaaatgttggaagaagagagaaatcggatcctaactaaacagaagcaaagaatgaaagaatTGCAGAAACTCCTGACAACCCGGGCTAAGGCTTATGACTCACATCAAAGTTTAGCTCAAATATCTAAATCCAGAGTAAAATGTCTCAG aaaGAGCGAAAAGGAAAGGATGAGAGAATACCAACGAGAactagaagaaagagaagaaaaattaaaaaagaggcCACTGCTATTTGAAAGAGTTGCTCAG AAAAATGCAAGAATGGCAGCAGAAAAGCATTATTCTAATACCCTAAAAGCACTAGGAATATCTGATGAGTTTGTTTCAAAGAAAGGCCAAAGTGGAAAAGTACTTGAGTACTTCAACAATCAAGAGACGAAAAGTGTCACTGAAGACAAAGAAAG CtgtaatgaagaagaaaaaatagaagaaagagagaatggggaagaaaattattttattgatacCAACAGCCAGGATTCTTACAAGGAAAAAGATGAAGCCAATGAGGAAAGTGAAGAAGAGAAATCTGTTGAAGAATCACACTGA
- the FAM161A gene encoding protein FAM161A isoform X2 encodes MATSHRVAKLVASSLQTPVNPITGARVAQYEREDPLKALAAAEAILEDEEEEKVAQPAGASADLNTSFSGVDEHAPISYEDFVKFPDIHHSNEEYFKKVEELKAAHIETMAKLEKMYQDKLHLKEVQPVVIREDSLSDSSRSVSEKNSYHPVSLMTSFSEPDLGQSSSLYVSSSEEELPNLEKEYPRKNRMVTYAKELINNMWTDFCVEDYIRCKDTGFHAAEKTRKKRKEWVPTITVPEPFQMMIREQKKKEESMKSKSDIEMVHKLLKKQEEDPECKKKFRANPVPASVFLPLYHDLVKQKEERRRSLKEKNKEALLASQKPFKFIAREEQKRAAREKQLRDFLKYKKKTNRFKARPIPRSTYGSTTNDKLKEEELYRNLRTQLRAQEHLQNSSPLPCRSACGCRNPRCPEQAVKLKCKHKVRCPAPDFEDLPERYQKHLSEHKSPKLLTVCKPFDLHASPHASIKREKILADIEADEENLKETRWPYLSPRRKSPVRCAGVNPVPCNCNPPVPTVSSRGREQAVRKSEKERMREYQRELEEREEKLKKRPLLFERVAQKNARMAAEKHYSNTLKALGISDEFVSKKGQSGKVLEYFNNQETKSVTEDKESSPIHLVCPCIRGCIHLLHSGIGDKPKAPGALGVGISHDHTACEHSPLLRMAPQPLISRFKPRPSSEELPQLLGSLGD; translated from the exons GCTGATTTGAACACCAGCTTTTCTGGGGTAGATGAACATGCACCTATAAGCTATGAGGACTTTGTGAAATTTCCTGATATTCACCACTCTAATGAGGAGTATTTCAAGAAAGTAGAAGAGTTGAAGGCTGCCCACATAGAAACTATGgcaaaattagagaaaatgtaCCAggataaattacatttaaagGAAGTTCAGCCAGTGGTCATCAGAGAAGACTCTCTTAGTGACTCTTCCAG ATCTGTATCAGAAAAGAACTCCTATCACCCTGTCTCATTAATGACATCATTTTCAGAGCCTGATTTAGGCCAGTCTTCCTCCTTGTATGTGTCCTCCTCTGAAGAGGAGTTACCCAACCTAGAAAAAGAGTATCCTAGGAAAAACAGAATGGTGACCTATGCTAAGGAGCTCATCAACAACATGTGGACAGACTTTTGTGTTGAGGATTATATTCGCTGTAAAGATACTGGCTTCCATGCAGCtgaaaaaacaaggaagaaacgAAAAGAATGGGTGCCCACAATTACAGTACCGGAGCCTTTTCAAATGATGATAAGagaacagaagaagaaagaagagtccATGAAATCTAAATCAGATATCGAAATGGTACATAAACTGCTCAAAAAACAAGAAGAGGATCCAGAGTGTAAGAAGAAATTCCGAGCCAATCCAGTTCCTGCATCTGTCTTTCTCCCCCTTTACCATGATTTAGTCAAACAAAAAGAAGAACGGAGAAGGTCtctgaaggagaaaaacaaagaagctcTTTTGGCCTCACAAAAGCCATTTAAATTTATAGCAAGGGAGGAACAGAAGCGAGCAGCCCGGGAAAAGCAGCTGAGAGACTTTcttaagtataaaaagaaaacaaatcgaTTTAAAGCCAGACCCATTCCTCGATCTACTTATGGTTCAACTACCAATGACAAGTTAAAAGAAGAAGAGCTCTATCGAAACCTTAGGACACAGCTGAGAGCCCAGGAGCATTTACAGAACTCATCTCCTCTGCCTTGTAGGTCAGCTTGCGGATGCAGGAACCCCAGGTGTCCTGAACAGGCTGTAAAGTTGAAGTGTAAACACAAGGTTAGGTGCCCAGCTCCTGATTTTGAGGACCTTCCTGAGAGATACCAGAAACACCTCTCAGAACACAAGTCTCCAAAACTCTTAACAGTGTGTAAACCATTTGATCTTCATGCATCTCCACATGCAtctattaaaagagaaaaaattttggCAGACATCGAAGcagatgaagaaaatttaaaagaaacacgTTGGCCTTATTTGTCTCCAAGGCGTAAGTCACCAGTAAGATGTGCAGGTGTAAACCCTGTGCCTTGTAACTGCAACCCTCCAGTGCCCACGGTATCTTCCAGAGGACGAGAACAAGCCGTAAG aaaGAGCGAAAAGGAAAGGATGAGAGAATACCAACGAGAactagaagaaagagaagaaaaattaaaaaagaggcCACTGCTATTTGAAAGAGTTGCTCAG AAAAATGCAAGAATGGCAGCAGAAAAGCATTATTCTAATACCCTAAAAGCACTAGGAATATCTGATGAGTTTGTTTCAAAGAAAGGCCAAAGTGGAAAAGTACTTGAGTACTTCAACAATCAAGAGACGAAAAGTGTCACTGAAGACAAAGAAAG CTCTCCCATCCACCTTGTGTGCCCTTGCATTCGTGGCTGCATCCACCTCCTCCACAGTGGCATAGgtgacaaacccaaagcccctGGGGCGCTTGGTGTTGGGATCTCTCATGACCACACAGCTTGTGAGCATTCCCCATTGCTCAGAATGGCTCCTCAGCCTCTCATCAGTCGTTTCAAACCTCGGCCCTCCAGTGAAGAGCTGCCACAGCTGCTTGGCTCTTTAGGAGACTGA
- the FAM161A gene encoding protein FAM161A isoform X3 — MATSHRVAKLVASSLQTPVNPITGARVAQYEREDPLKALAAAEAILEDEEEEKVAQPAGASADLNTSFSGVDEHAPISYEDFVKFPDIHHSNEEYFKKVEELKAAHIETMAKLEKMYQDKLHLKEVQPVVIREDSLSDSSRSVSEKNSYHPVSLMTSFSEPDLGQSSSLYVSSSEEELPNLEKEYPRKNRMVTYAKELINNMWTDFCVEDYIRCKDTGFHAAEKTRKKRKEWVPTITVPEPFQMMIREQKKKEESMKSKSDIEMVHKLLKKQEEDPECKKKFRANPVPASVFLPLYHDLVKQKEERRRSLKEKNKEALLASQKPFKFIAREEQKRAAREKQLRDFLKYKKKTNRFKARPIPRSTYGSTTNDKLKEEELYRNLRTQLRAQEHLQNSSPLPCRSACGCRNPRCPEQAVKLKCKHKVRCPAPDFEDLPERYQKHLSEHKSPKLLTVCKPFDLHASPHASIKREKILADIEADEENLKETRWPYLSPRRKSPVRCAGVNPVPCNCNPPVPTVSSRGREQAVRRSLEEKKMLEEERNRILTKQKQRMKELQKLLTTRAKAYDSHQSLAQISKSRVKCLRKSEKERMREYQRELEEREEKLKKRPLLFERVAQKNARMAAEKHYSNTLKALGISDEFVSKKGQSGKVLEYFNNQETKSVTEDKERIFF; from the exons GCTGATTTGAACACCAGCTTTTCTGGGGTAGATGAACATGCACCTATAAGCTATGAGGACTTTGTGAAATTTCCTGATATTCACCACTCTAATGAGGAGTATTTCAAGAAAGTAGAAGAGTTGAAGGCTGCCCACATAGAAACTATGgcaaaattagagaaaatgtaCCAggataaattacatttaaagGAAGTTCAGCCAGTGGTCATCAGAGAAGACTCTCTTAGTGACTCTTCCAG ATCTGTATCAGAAAAGAACTCCTATCACCCTGTCTCATTAATGACATCATTTTCAGAGCCTGATTTAGGCCAGTCTTCCTCCTTGTATGTGTCCTCCTCTGAAGAGGAGTTACCCAACCTAGAAAAAGAGTATCCTAGGAAAAACAGAATGGTGACCTATGCTAAGGAGCTCATCAACAACATGTGGACAGACTTTTGTGTTGAGGATTATATTCGCTGTAAAGATACTGGCTTCCATGCAGCtgaaaaaacaaggaagaaacgAAAAGAATGGGTGCCCACAATTACAGTACCGGAGCCTTTTCAAATGATGATAAGagaacagaagaagaaagaagagtccATGAAATCTAAATCAGATATCGAAATGGTACATAAACTGCTCAAAAAACAAGAAGAGGATCCAGAGTGTAAGAAGAAATTCCGAGCCAATCCAGTTCCTGCATCTGTCTTTCTCCCCCTTTACCATGATTTAGTCAAACAAAAAGAAGAACGGAGAAGGTCtctgaaggagaaaaacaaagaagctcTTTTGGCCTCACAAAAGCCATTTAAATTTATAGCAAGGGAGGAACAGAAGCGAGCAGCCCGGGAAAAGCAGCTGAGAGACTTTcttaagtataaaaagaaaacaaatcgaTTTAAAGCCAGACCCATTCCTCGATCTACTTATGGTTCAACTACCAATGACAAGTTAAAAGAAGAAGAGCTCTATCGAAACCTTAGGACACAGCTGAGAGCCCAGGAGCATTTACAGAACTCATCTCCTCTGCCTTGTAGGTCAGCTTGCGGATGCAGGAACCCCAGGTGTCCTGAACAGGCTGTAAAGTTGAAGTGTAAACACAAGGTTAGGTGCCCAGCTCCTGATTTTGAGGACCTTCCTGAGAGATACCAGAAACACCTCTCAGAACACAAGTCTCCAAAACTCTTAACAGTGTGTAAACCATTTGATCTTCATGCATCTCCACATGCAtctattaaaagagaaaaaattttggCAGACATCGAAGcagatgaagaaaatttaaaagaaacacgTTGGCCTTATTTGTCTCCAAGGCGTAAGTCACCAGTAAGATGTGCAGGTGTAAACCCTGTGCCTTGTAACTGCAACCCTCCAGTGCCCACGGTATCTTCCAGAGGACGAGAACAAGCCGTAAG gagatcacttgaggaaaagaaaatgttggaagaagagagaaatcggatcctaactaaacagaagcaaagaatgaaagaatTGCAGAAACTCCTGACAACCCGGGCTAAGGCTTATGACTCACATCAAAGTTTAGCTCAAATATCTAAATCCAGAGTAAAATGTCTCAG aaaGAGCGAAAAGGAAAGGATGAGAGAATACCAACGAGAactagaagaaagagaagaaaaattaaaaaagaggcCACTGCTATTTGAAAGAGTTGCTCAG AAAAATGCAAGAATGGCAGCAGAAAAGCATTATTCTAATACCCTAAAAGCACTAGGAATATCTGATGAGTTTGTTTCAAAGAAAGGCCAAAGTGGAAAAGTACTTGAGTACTTCAACAATCAAGAGACGAAAAGTGTCACTGAAGACAAAGAAAG